The following is a genomic window from Rutidosis leptorrhynchoides isolate AG116_Rl617_1_P2 chromosome 8, CSIRO_AGI_Rlap_v1, whole genome shotgun sequence.
cctacaatctagaagcccaccttctagatattcaaagtaggcaaccttgacaactcatatggaagtagcaaagttgataacgatgacggtcgccaaccttctccgttcacaccattccaccgccatagaattttagctataaatagaggtgcaaacctcagttgtaaatcatcccaaaatcactcagagaagtgtaatcacaacctagagagtgtgtgtgagtttgagagtttttttgtaagagttttgtaatactctataaatctattcttgtgagtaatagagttgtttttctctcaaatttgtatctcccaacgtccaggcgatcctctcttcctaacatgcTCATGTGGAAATGGCTTTGTGGAAACCTCTTGAATATCGTCATCATAATTAAATTCCTCCAAGTTAATTTCATTGTTAGCTAATAACTCGTCAACAACTTCAATTGTCTCTATTTTCACATCTTCTTTATTGTTCAATTTGGCATTCTTTTCCTTGGCAGTTTCAGATTCACTACCCGATGCCCTATCTTTAGCAAACAATTGTGACAAGTCATCATAATTAGAAACTCTTCTTATCTTCCACTCTTTAGCTTCAGGTTTTGCCTAgtgatgaaataaataaataatgatgaaataaataaacaaatattgAAACATTAATGATCATAAATAgtgatgaaataaataaataatgtaTGAAGTTCATACTTACAATAATCAAGGTTTCCCAAACTTCATCTTCCGCTTCCATTAGTTGAGTTTGCTGATTCCAAGAAAACCCACGTAATTGAGCTCCCTGAAACACATCATAACAAAGAGCAAAGTGTTGTTTCAAAGTTTTCAACCGATTCTTCAAATGGTTTTTGTTAATTTCAATATTAAGCTTTTTACTTAACTCTAGTACCATATTAGTATAGGCTTGAGGTGTAAATGTTCCACCAATTATATTACCCGCTTCTTGTTGCGTAAGCATTGATTTAATGAAAGCCGAATCCATATGAGATGTCCAAACTAATTGTTCTCTTTTCACAGCTATTCCATCAACCATTTTCTTAGTCATGATTTACAACTACATAGTAAAATAAGATACAgaagtaattaaatatatatggaaTCATTGATGTACATTTAAATGAACAACAAAAGGCAAGGTACAACAAAAGACAATTTATGAGTAGCATATTTAGATGAACACCAAAAGACAAGGTACAACAAAAGACGAGGCCCGATAACGGTAACTAGTAACTAGTAACTAGTGAACAACAAAAGACAAGGTATAACAAAAGACAATTTATGAGTAGAATATTTAGATGAACACCAAAAGACAAGGTACAATAAAAGACGAGGCCCGAGAACGGTATCTAGTAACCAGTGAACAACAAAAGACAAGTACTACAATAAACTATTAAGAATCTACTTTGTgaaatcaatttcatcatcaggaTGCAATAGATAATCAGCCCACATTTCATCTGCAATTGAATTTCGTAGTTGCTCACCACTTGCATTACCAACACCTCTACCTCTTCGCGTATGGTGTTGTTCATCTgcgtctaacaactcttgcacctCCTCCTCTTCAATAGCTTTGTCACGATCTTCGTCAATTAAGAAGTTGTGTAAAATACAACAAGCCAAAAAAAATAGAGGATTGAGTTTCACAATAGTACTATGGCTCACTGGAACTTCTTATGATTGGAAACCTTTTTCTAAGCACACCAAACGCTCGCTCGATAGCATTTCGTAAAGACGCATGACAAAGGTTAAAAAGTTCTTTGGCATTCTCAAGTGAACGACTCGAGTACTCTTTCAAGTGATACCTAACACCTCTATAAGGTACCATCAGTTTACTTGTATGTGGAAGACCCGCATTAACCAAACAATATCTACCTATAAACAAagtatattattatcataactatgtaGATATTCACAATGCTAAATATGGTCTAATGAATTACCAGTAGGAATGAGTAGCTTATCCTCTTTATTGAgtgcattttttttattattctcgAGTCTGAGGCAGTGCCCTCCCAACCCGACAAAACGTATGTAAACTTTAAATCGAATGTGCATGCGGCTAACACATTAATCGTTGGGTATCCTTTAGGGCCTCAATATCTAGGTGCGTCCTTATTATTTACTTTCACACGAACATGTGTTCCATCAATCGCTCCAACACAATTTATGAAGAAAGGGTAAAACCCTCTTTTTCCTTGAATTTCATTCGGGACAACATCACCCGTGGGTTGTTTGATATAGCGTCCTTTTAATGATAACATTGCTTTCAAAACTCTATGAAAGCACCTACTAACTGTTGATCCAGATCAACGATAGATCCAAGAAGTAAAATGGTTACTTAAGTCATTACCTACAATATGAAAAAATCTAGCAACATGCTCTTTTAAGGACATAAGTTGAGTTGGTCGAAGTCCACCTTCAAGCTCTAATATTTTGCATAATTTACTAAAAGCTCTCACATCCATGCGAATGTGATCACGACATTTATCACTAATTGAGAGGTTGTGTAACATCTCATCGCGTACACATCGTCAATGTAAGAGCTCATATCTCTTAGGTAAATTAACATGGTTTATGAATCTATGATGCGTAATAAAATTCAGTAGTAAACAAATTACCTAAACAGCTGCTAAATTTGTTGCTCTCACATGATGACGTAtaatgtgtgatgacccgtcctaatccataaggacgaattcaataacatatgattacattgcgaggtatttgacctctaaatgatacattgcgaggtatttgacctctaaatgatacattttacaaacattgcattcgtttttaaaagacaaactttcattacatcgaaagttaaccagcatgcataccatttcatattatatcaaactatcaatgacttaataatgatcttgttgaactcaacgactcgaatgcaacgtcttttgaaatattccatgaatgactccaagtaatatctttaaaatgagcaaatgcacaacggaagatttctttcaaacctgagaataaacatgctttcaagtgtcaaccaaaaggttggtgagttcattagtttatcataaacattcatttccattattttaatagaccacaagatttcatatatttaattgtacacgtaacccgagtacaaaataacacgcgtaacccgcgaattaaaaatcattcatatggtgaacgcttgataaccaacttaactttaatgcatagaatatccccaaacagaacctctcgtctgtataataataataatctcgaagtactaaggcatccgtaccccggatgggacttgtcgaggtccatagatctatctttaggattcgcgtcaattaggggccatacccgtttcctaattattaggttaccaagctaaaaaagggtgatattcaatattcataatccagccatagaatgtagtttttgatcacttgtgtctatttcgtaaaactttaataaaatcagcgcatgtattctcagtcccaaaaatatatataaaaagggagtaatgaaactcacaaaactgtatttcgtaacaataatgcatatgacagcacttgaacatgtgcaaggttggcctcgaattcacgaacctatattaagtatatatatatatatatatatatatatatatatatatatatatatatatatatatatatatatatatatatatatatatatatatatatatatatatatatatatatatattaaaacatataataacaattaacaagtaatatattaatattagtaatatatatatatatatatatatatatatatatatatatatatatatatatatattattttgaattatcatatatatatatatatatatatacacacacacacacacacacttctatatatgttttatataagtatttagttgctaaaataatattaataatgataataataataattatatttactaatggtaataatacttttgataataataatagtcattttgtttgtagtattaataataccataaagataataataccataataataataataataataataataataataataataataataataataataataataacataagtaataAGATTAATACCCTAATTTGTCATCGTCATGTATTCGCCGTTTATGATTATAATCAAATCGTCATAATTCAACCGTCATCatctcattcatcaacgtatatcaCGATCATACATAAATCATCATTAATTACCATGATCATCATTATTACTTATTTTCGTTTACCattccatcatcatcataatacaaTTATCATCGTCATTGTGATCATCACCAATACCCCCATCGGATTTTATTGTCATCATCATTGCTATCATAACCActcttattatcatcattatctattattactattttatgTACTATCTACTCGTTTTTCATGGTTACCTCATCCTAATATCCCATCATCGCCATCTTATATCATCATTCATTTAATCATTTTATAAGACACAACATGGTTGCCCAATTAATAACCGAAGTATAGCAGCCATGTTAACCAGTTTTTACGGCCCACTTAAAGTCCAAAACTAACTTAAATCTTGCAGCCCACTTATGAAATTACAGCGGCCCAATTTTCCCAACAGGAAACACGGCCCAACAAGAAATAATACATGGCCCATTAACAGTCCGAAGCATGTAGGTTTGGGGGTCTGAGAGTCTGATCGCTAGTAGAAGTTTAAAACTACACGGCTGTTAAAGTTGTCGGCCACAatcaaaaagagaaaaaaaatgcaTTACAGTAGCGACTTTAAATCTCATAATTCACTTCCCAATTTATTCGATAATGGTTGTTAGGTTGGTGAGGGtttacgaagaagaagaagaagaaaaaaaatagtttGGCAACAGGCTATTTT
Proteins encoded in this region:
- the LOC139864066 gene encoding uncharacterized protein, whose product is MVDGIAVKREQLVWTSHMDSAFIKSMLTQQEAGNIIGGTFTPQAYTNMGAQLRGFSWNQQTQLMEAEDEVWETLIIAKPEAKEWKIRRVSNYDDLSQLFAKDRASGSESETAKEKNAKLNNKEDVKIETIEVVDELLANNEINLEEFNYDDDIQEVMS